Proteins found in one Choloepus didactylus isolate mChoDid1 chromosome 3, mChoDid1.pri, whole genome shotgun sequence genomic segment:
- the LOC119528530 gene encoding protein S100-P has protein sequence MTELEMAVGMIVDVFARYAGGEGSKQTLTKGELKALMEKELPGFLQSGREKDTVDKLLKDLDANGDAEVDFNEFIVFVAALTSACHKYFQQAGQK, from the exons ATGACCGAGCTGGAGATGGCCGTGGGGATGATCGTGGACGTCTTTGCCCGGTACGCgggcggggagggcagcaagCAGACCCTGACCAAGGGCGAGCTGAAGGCGCTGATGGAGAAGGAGCTCCCGGGCTTCCTGCAG AGCGGAAGAGAAAAGGACACTGTGGATAAACTTCTCAAGGACCTGGATGCCAACGGAGACGCGGAGGTGGACTTCAACGAGTTCATCGTGTTTGTGGCAGCACTCACGTCTGCCTGCCACAAGTACTTTCAGCAGGCAGGACAAAAGTGA